From a single Chitinophaga sp. Cy-1792 genomic region:
- a CDS encoding SusC/RagA family TonB-linked outer membrane protein, with product MKREYISIFGLTLLLGGITNAQAQTKNTSDTSITLKPATERVIDLGLRSEKEWRTTAATYTITGDDLAHTSVANLLNALQGRIPGLTVVTGSGEPGYDNPGLYIRGLSSWNVAGKLNIYLDGFPVDLSALSPLSAYEVETVTVLKDAAANAIYGNQGGNGVISVRTKRGNVSSKIQITANGRYSVLSPLQLPQVANAYDYTRLYNQALTNDGLPVKYANPDLYKAANDPAHPNVNWYDQVLKSTSVLQDYNLTFRGGSERARYYVQMGYLDFSGIYKNADAIDPDFGTNAKYKRINLRANVDLQLTKNLSVAVNLSGITEDRITPNGFTASTVFNNLARIPASAFNVKNPDNTWGNSSVYNFNPVQLLQQNGIYDAHARTLQTAVSMTERLDQLVKGLSLNGMVSFNNQYVGTYQKIFTVKSSELLKDGNDQPILDAKGNYTYNVLGAISQSISDGGNAHWIHNTIQAGLNYDRQFGDHGITGAVQARREEYTHDGLVYPIRTQGLFGYATYDFKKTYILDLSASYSGAADFQPGKQYGFFPAIGAGWIVSNEKFLSNSKIIDFLKLRATYGKTGNINENYRFLYEKWAISGGGWYTGANTGTSQGGRLEGSYPNKDFTWESKAAFNFGIDLKLLKRLSLTADVFKENRTGILDNSASVPYFTGFGIQKLNTGKVENKGFELALNYNDKVGDFQYYVGGSVAFARNKILEMQQDAMPADYLYNKGYRINQTRALKTDGFYQQSDFDANGNLKAGVAQSSYTVARPGDLKFKDQDGNGVINAYDFVPTGYSAIPEFTTGLNLGFKYKGFDFDAFVQGVFNRTINLLDVAYDYTHPFENNNNITRFSTNAWTPETATTATAPRLSTTLNLNNSVNADFWLRNGNFVKLRSVELGYTFPKSGFLRKMNTVRVFVIGNNLFTIDKLGDLHLEPERFSMGYPLMKSFSFGLNAKF from the coding sequence CATTTTTGGTTTGACACTGCTGCTGGGTGGTATCACTAACGCACAGGCACAAACGAAAAATACATCCGATACCAGTATTACACTTAAACCTGCAACTGAAAGAGTAATCGACCTGGGATTACGCAGCGAAAAGGAATGGCGTACCACCGCTGCCACCTATACCATTACTGGTGATGATCTGGCGCATACTTCTGTGGCCAACCTGCTGAACGCCTTACAGGGCCGTATCCCGGGACTCACCGTAGTCACCGGTTCCGGCGAACCGGGCTATGATAACCCCGGCTTATATATCCGTGGACTCAGCAGCTGGAACGTTGCCGGTAAACTCAACATCTACCTCGATGGGTTTCCGGTAGACCTGAGCGCACTCAGCCCGCTCAGTGCCTATGAAGTAGAAACGGTAACCGTGCTCAAAGATGCCGCCGCCAATGCGATCTACGGTAATCAGGGAGGAAACGGTGTGATCAGCGTACGCACCAAAAGAGGGAATGTTAGTTCTAAAATACAGATCACTGCCAACGGCAGGTACAGTGTACTTAGTCCGTTACAATTACCACAGGTGGCTAACGCATACGACTATACGCGTTTATACAACCAGGCGCTCACCAACGACGGATTACCGGTAAAATACGCAAATCCGGACTTATACAAGGCCGCCAATGATCCGGCGCACCCGAACGTAAACTGGTACGATCAGGTACTAAAAAGTACTTCTGTTCTGCAGGATTACAACCTGACATTCAGGGGCGGAAGCGAGCGCGCCAGGTATTACGTGCAGATGGGGTACCTCGATTTCTCCGGTATCTATAAAAATGCAGATGCCATCGACCCGGATTTTGGTACCAATGCGAAATACAAACGTATTAACCTCCGTGCCAACGTAGACCTGCAGCTGACCAAAAACCTCTCTGTTGCCGTGAACCTCAGCGGTATCACAGAAGACAGGATCACGCCAAACGGCTTTACGGCTTCCACGGTATTTAATAACCTGGCCAGAATTCCGGCCTCCGCTTTTAACGTGAAAAACCCGGATAACACCTGGGGAAACAGCAGCGTATATAATTTCAACCCGGTACAGCTCCTGCAGCAGAACGGTATTTATGACGCACACGCCAGAACCCTGCAAACAGCAGTGTCTATGACGGAAAGACTGGACCAGCTGGTGAAAGGGTTATCACTCAACGGTATGGTGTCGTTCAACAACCAATATGTTGGTACCTATCAGAAGATCTTCACCGTGAAATCTTCGGAGCTGCTGAAAGATGGTAACGACCAGCCTATCCTTGATGCAAAAGGCAATTATACCTATAACGTTTTAGGAGCTATCAGCCAGAGTATCAGCGATGGCGGTAACGCACACTGGATACATAATACCATCCAGGCCGGACTGAACTATGACCGCCAGTTTGGTGATCATGGCATCACGGGCGCAGTACAGGCACGCAGAGAAGAATATACCCACGATGGCCTGGTTTACCCTATTCGTACCCAGGGCCTGTTTGGTTACGCTACCTACGACTTCAAAAAAACATATATCCTCGACCTCTCCGCAAGCTACAGTGGTGCCGCGGATTTCCAGCCAGGCAAACAGTATGGCTTCTTCCCGGCAATCGGTGCAGGATGGATCGTTTCCAACGAAAAATTCCTGAGCAACAGCAAGATCATTGACTTCCTGAAACTCCGTGCTACTTACGGTAAAACAGGTAACATCAATGAAAATTACCGTTTCCTCTATGAGAAATGGGCCATATCCGGTGGCGGATGGTATACCGGCGCCAATACCGGAACCAGCCAGGGTGGCCGACTGGAAGGATCTTATCCTAACAAGGACTTCACCTGGGAATCCAAAGCAGCTTTCAACTTTGGGATAGACCTGAAGCTCCTGAAAAGACTTAGCCTGACAGCAGACGTTTTCAAGGAAAACAGAACAGGTATACTGGATAATTCTGCTTCCGTACCATATTTCACCGGTTTCGGCATTCAAAAGCTGAACACAGGTAAAGTAGAAAACAAAGGCTTTGAACTGGCATTGAACTATAATGATAAGGTGGGAGATTTCCAGTATTATGTTGGTGGTAGTGTAGCCTTTGCCCGTAATAAAATCCTTGAAATGCAACAGGATGCCATGCCAGCTGATTACCTCTATAACAAAGGTTATCGTATCAACCAGACACGCGCGCTTAAAACAGATGGTTTCTATCAGCAGTCCGACTTTGATGCCAATGGTAACCTGAAGGCTGGTGTTGCCCAATCTTCATATACAGTGGCACGCCCGGGCGACCTGAAGTTTAAAGACCAGGATGGAAACGGTGTTATCAATGCATATGATTTTGTACCTACCGGATATTCTGCCATTCCTGAATTTACCACAGGACTCAATCTGGGCTTTAAGTACAAAGGCTTCGACTTCGATGCATTTGTTCAGGGAGTGTTTAACAGAACCATCAATCTGCTGGATGTTGCCTATGATTATACACATCCTTTTGAAAATAATAATAACATCACCAGGTTCTCCACCAATGCATGGACACCTGAAACAGCGACTACTGCCACTGCTCCGCGTTTATCTACCACACTTAACCTGAACAATAGTGTTAATGCTGATTTCTGGTTGCGTAATGGCAATTTCGTTAAACTCAGAAGCGTGGAATTGGGCTATACTTTCCCTAAATCGGGCTTCCTGAGAAAAATG